The genomic window CACGGGCTATAGACGGGCTCCAAGGAAGCTGGGACATTGTGAAGATTACTCTCCACGCTGGTGCTGTCTCTCGGCTCTTTGGTTTCTGGCTTCATTCAATTCAGCTGTTTGTTACACATTTATTTCGCCAGTTATTTGTTACGCATCTGGACACAGCAAGCCCGGCTCTCTGTGATGCTCTGAGCGCCTGAGGGTGAATGGCATTGTATGGTCCTGAGGACAACCTACAAAGttttgtgtgggggggtggggcacgTGTGGGGGCAGTGGCTGTGTTCACCAGGTACATGAGGGGCAGGGACCCTGGGCAGaggcaaggagaggaggaggagaggcggGGAGGTAGGAGCTGTGCCAAGGGACTCAGAGGCCCAGACTGAGGCTGGGAATTGCCTGAAGGGTAGAGGGTGCTCCTGGGGATGCTAAGCTCGGCAAGGACAGCTGgattcagagacagagaaagatttCCGAAGCGGAGGGGTCTGAGGTGAACAGAGACCCATCCAGAAGGGTCCCCAAAGATGGGGACACTGAATCCAGATAGGGGAGCCTGGGAAAGGGATTTGTCCCTTACTATACCCTTACGAATGTTTGCTTTTAAGGATGTGAGTTGCTAAACAGATTAGGACCAAGCCTCACTTTCTGttgagtgggagggagagtgtCCCCAATGTCCCCTTCTCATCCTCCAGATaaggagggcagggcaggccccCTTCGGGGGACAGTGAGTGGGAGCTTAGGAGTCCATCGCCTCAAGCGCACAGCCACACCCTCCCTTGCAAGGCTGACCAGAGGAGGAGCCTGGAAGGCCCAGCTCCAGCCCAGATAGGCCAGACCACTAGTCGCAAGTCTGGAGGTCCTCGCTCCAGCAATgcggagggtggagggaggctgggggaagaCAGACTTCTCTCTGAACCACCTAGAAAATTCACCAACTCTAGCAGTCCCCTCAGGTGGCCAGTCTTCAGATACTTCCGGCCTCCAGTCCCTTATCCCACTGACCCTCTGAGTCATCTGCCAAATACTTCTTCGGAGGGTGTtttacatgaagaaaagaaattgtctCAGGAGAGTCCAATCTGGCTAATGAGGAACTGGGCCTGGGAATTTTTCCCAGTTCTTCCCCTCAAGGAACCATCACCTAAACTCACTCAAGACACACTTCTCAGGCACTGGCTGGGTTCCGGGCATGAACCAGCTACTGAGTACATGAGGGCAAGCTAGAAAGACTGGGCTCCCCCATTTCCGGATGAGGAAGTCactatttccccatctgtaaaacagaccGATCCCAGGCTTGCCCAAGCTCACAGGGATACCAGGATGTGAGGGGCCTCATCTTTCTGGGCTTGACATTTCAAACCCCTTACATAGTACACCCCAGCTGATGTCCTTGTTGCCTCCGTATGCTATGTCATTTGAGGCAATGGAGTGTTTCGTTCAGAACGGTTGAAATCTCAGacatggctcagtcatttactAGCTGGGGACCTTGGAAAAGTTACGTAATCCCTTGGAGCCTTTAGCTTTCTCATCTGCGAAATGGGACACTCCTTACCTCGTCGAGTTGATCTAAGGATTGAAGTGAGGGCTTCACCACCTTGTCAgattgggagatgaagaggagaaagaggaggggagggacctTTCCAGAGAGGGATGGTGACACGAAAGCCTATGGGGGGGGAGGTGAAGGGGTGGAACGGGGCCTGGAGCCGGGCCATCTTTCCCCAGATCCCGAGCGGCTTTCATGGTACCTCGAGGTACAGACCACGTGGTTCACCACTGACACTCCCTGCTTCCCTAGCTCAGCAAGGCACCCCCAAAGTCTTTCCCAGGAGGGACCTCCAAGAGGTAAGTCCTCAGCAGATGCCAGGTCCGGCTCTTAGTGGCCCTCATGGGCTGTGGTGGCCAGTCCTCCATTCTCATAATAGGGAGACCCTTTTTCAGGCTCACTGTGCCCctgaaattccatttaaaaacGCCTCGGTCCCATCCTTGGATCCGGTATCGTTCTGTATGCTTGGAAAGCCCcctcctccaacacacacacacacacacacacacacacacacacacacacagctttggCCTCTCTTGGAAAGGGTGGAGGGACCCCTGCTTGTAAATGCCTTTCTCAGGGAGGGTGAAAGGGGACAGTGGAAGGTGGGGGGTAGGGGCGGGCAGACCAGGGCTGGACTTGGCAGTGGCTTCCCAAACATGCTGCTCCATCCCTCACGGGGTCTGAAGCTCTTCTAGCACCTTCTTCTAACAGTTACTTCAGCAACAAACAGACCCAAAATAGGGGTGCCCAGAAGCAATAGGAAAATCTCCCCCACAGTCTGCTCGCCAGGGGGCACCGGTGGCCATCAGCAGCCTCTGGCCTGCGTGGGAAGACCAGGCggggccagcagggggcagcacgCTTCTGAGGCTGCATGAAAGGAGAAAAGCCCCAGATTTGTCCAGATCCCCGGAGCGGATCCTCCAGGAGGCTCTGACAGGTGTTCCTCCTCTGTTCCTGCCTCTCGGGAATGAATTACCACAGTAAGTGCCGTCTGACTCCCCGGTAACCCCTCCCGAGGCAGGTTTTCTTTGTATCCCTGGTGCCggtacagcttttaaaaaataactggctcagttggttaagtgtctgccttcggctcaggacaggatcccggggtcctgggatggagccctgcatggggctctttgctcaggggtggggggagcctgcttctcgctcttcccctccccactgcttgttgTTGCtcgaaaacaaataaataaaatcttaaaaaaaaaaaaagaagaagaagaagaagaggctgcctggagggctcagtcagtttagccttcggctcaggtcatgattccagggtcctaggatcaagtcctgcatcggctcttgctcagcggggtgtctgcttctccctctgcctctcccccagcttgtgctctctcctttctctctctctctgacaaataaataaataaaatctttaaaagggggcGGAGGGGcactcagttaagagtctgtcttcagctcgggtcatgattccagggtcctgggatcaagccccacgttgggctccctgatcagcagggactctgcttctccctctccatctgtgtgctcactcactctctctcaaataaatagataaatcttaaaaaaagaaaagaagaagaagaagaagaaagaggtgcTCTAAAAGCTTCAAGTCTTTAAGTCCATGAGCAATCCCCTTTCCGCTTGGGTAAGATGGCAGTGAACTTCAGCTGAGTGAACCGAGGCCACCATGAAGACATCAGCTGACGAGCTTAGCCCTTCCTGCCTCCTAACTGGAGTCTTGCCTACAGCCGTACTGGGAGCGAGGTGACACAGCCGGTCGAGGTTTGGGGATAGAACCTGCTCCGTGGGAACAGCCAAGGACAGCTGGCCACCTGGGATCCTATTTAGTCTGAGACCGTCACAGGGACGGATTTTGGGGGTCCCCTCTACCCATCAAGATACCCATCCACCCAACCCCGGCACCACCTGCCTGAGAGGATAGGAATATAGATTTTAATCATTGTGCTGCTGCTGTTAACCCGGGTGTAGTCAATCCAGACTTCGTGGATTTTGATGCCACAGTGTACACGAGAAGGTTTTGTACAGAAACGCTCCAGGAACGTTGGGGACAAAAGggccagggaggggtggtggaaGGAGGAAGTGAGTGAGGAGCGGAGCGGGAAGCAGAGCCTGGGCTGGGTGTCTGCTCCTTCCTCATCATTGCGTTCCCATCAAGGACCCGAGAGACCTGGACCTTCCTGGCTGAGGCTGCTGACCTGGACTGGTCCATTTGAACCTGACTTCCCTTCCAGCTCAGCGGCCCCTGCTCCAAAGCCAACTCGCTGAGCAGATGAGGGCGAGGGCAGGCCCACTGCTGACCGCCAAACGGGGTAGGGATACGAATCATGGGAGAGAAGACGGGTTTGGGACTCCTTGCAACCCCTCGCCATTTTCCATCCCAAGAGACCCTCAAACTAgcacagagctggggagaggaCAGTGATAGCCGTGGTCTtctgccccacccacctcctgcccTGGCCACTGGGGGAGGCGGAATTCACAGGAAGGGGAGGTGGCAGGTACTCCTGGGCCTTTCTCTGTctgagcaggaggggaggagcctcctcagagctgggctgggctccagCTGCAGGCTCGAGGAGTCAGCGTGTCTTCTTATGGTTTCCTGGGATAGGTACAGTTTGGAGGTGGAGGGAGGTCCCCCAGAGCCCCTAGGGCCTGACCCCCCTAGTTGCGGACAGGAGCTGGCACCCTGGGAAGTCACCCAAACTGCTCTGATGAGACCATGTCTGTTGTCAAGAGTGGAGTGGTCTGGTCCGGGGCGGAGGCACCAGGCCCCGGGGCAGCTAGGAGTCGGAGACGCACAGGGCTTCCACGGCGTCGCTCAGACCCTGGCTGACGCCCCCCACGGCCAGGAGGCAGTTCTTGATGACAATGCTGGAGCAGGCGCAGCGGGGCGTGGGCATGGTGGGGAGAGCCTCCCACTTGTTCTTCCCCGGGTGGAATGCCTCTGCCGTCTCCAGGACCGTGGGCTGATTCCCTGAAAGCGCCAAGGGAAGTGGACCTCACAAAGGAGACCGGCCACCGATCCCTGCCCCACAGCACCGCCACCTCCCTGGCCCCCTCTGGAACCCACAAGCAGAAGCCAATGGACCTCAGTCGCTGGGCTGCAGAACGGCTCCCTCCTGACCCTGGGCCTTGGCTCTTGGCCGACAGCCTCCTggccctgcctgccttctctccctcttttcatcTCCACCCACGGCTTTGACCACAAGTCTCTAGACACTGCTGCTGCCTTTCTTTTGCCTTGTACTAAACAGCTGTCCCCGAGGTCTGGCTCGCATTGAGCTCCTTTCATGCTCGGGCGAAGTGGGAGTCTGTCCACACTGCGTAACCTCGGGGCGCCTAGAGTTTCTCTGCCCTCTTGAGGCTGGGGTCCTGCCTTCAAAATACCTCTAGTCTCTGCGAGGGAGTAACCCAACAAATCCTGAACCCATTACAAAAATCTGTCTAATCAGGTTTGCTCTCCTCGTCCACGATGGAGCTGGATATCCAGGGAGGAGAGCGAGCCAGAGAAAGAGGACCAGGCTAATCCCTGCTACGCGTTTGTCCCCAGGTGTTCCTGGATAGGGCCCCAGAGAGCTGTGCTCAGCAAGCCCGCTTTCCAAGGTCGGCAGCCTGTTCCGCAGGCTGTCTTGGCCTCAGTTCCCCCTGTGTGAGAGGATGGAAAGAGCACATGGGGACCCGATTGTGGATATGTGGGAGGGCATGTTGTGAATTATTTGGGTTATAGTGGTAGGCAGGTAGTGTACAGGAAGCAGCCAGAACCTTCTCCTGCTCACGCAGAGCGCCAAGGGTCCACCGAGCACCCGACCCGCAGTAACAGCCTGAAAGCGCCATCCTTACCGAGTCCTCCGGCCACTATGACCCGTCCGCTCAGAGAGCCGGCCACAAAGTCTGCCCGCCGCTTCTTGAGGAAGAATGAGCGTTCCATCTTCAGCCAGCCCCCTACGGGCCGTGGATCGTGGCAGATAAATTGAGAGAGAATTAGATGCTGACCTCCCCCACCAAATACGCACCTTGTCCCCAGAGCTCACGCCCGAGGCCGAAGTCCACTCCAGCCACCCTTTGTGCTCAGGGCAGAAACTACACCTCCTGCTGTTTGAAATGATGGGCTCTGAGGCCTCCCGCCTCTCCCACCCAGACTTGCTCCAGTCCAAGGAACCATAATCCCCTGCAAGGAACCACCACGTTCTGTCTCTGTTCTCGTGGGCTCCGAGCTGGAGAGAAGGCTAACTAGAGGCAGCGAGCGTGAAGGTCGGGATCCTTCTGGGTCTACCCTGGTAAAAAGCAGGAgaagccctccctcccctggccctgCCTGGATGTcgtaagaagagaaaatagatggGAAAGTCTTGGAGACAATAACCAGCCAGCCAAGAGGAACCCTGTCCAGATGGAGGAAGCGATCCCAACAGTAGCCTGGAATGATGGGGCTGTCCAGATCTCTGAAAGGTTCCCCTTGTTAGGTCAGCGACCCTGGGTGGGTGCATGGGATGGGGGCAAGGCGCAGGGAGTCAACCAGAGGGGTGGTGGGCCGCCAGCGGCTGGTGCCCTGCTCACCTTGTTCCATGTCGAACACGTCCATGGTCCGGAGGAACTTGGGCTGCCGGTAGAGCCGACCCTGCCTCAGGCCCCCCAGGCTGTAGAGGCGGTCATCCAGGGTCACAAAGCTGGAGAAGGCCCGCTTGCTGGGAATGTTGGGGAACTTGGTCCAGGAGCGAGTCTCAATGTCAAAGACCTCAAAGGCATTGACTGCATACTTGGACTGTCGTCCCCCTGGGGCCAGAAAGGGGTTGGAGGAGTGGAAGTGGGGGGGGGCACAGTAAGTACCTGAGGGCAAGGGCTGGTTTCCCCTTTTGACTGTTACCGAGCCGTATAGGGAGCGCACTGTGTGTCAGTGCTTCCTGTGGGAATGGACcccaggagagaagaagagatagATGTGGGACAGATAACATGTCCTTACCTAGCACATAGATCTTGGAGCCTCGGAGGAAGGAGGTGGCAGCATATCTCGGGGTGGGCATGGGTGCTAGTGACACCCACATGTCCTTGAGCATGTCATAGTGTTGGAGGTGATTGTGTGGACGGAGGTCCAGGCCCATCCCGCCGGCCGCGTACACTCGGTAGTCTAAGGAGAAAGGCCACACACATACCCCTGGCTCAGCTTATCTGCACGACGAGACAGGCCCATCAGTAATCACCTATTATCAGACCTGGCTCCATTAACCCCTTGAAGACCAGCACTAAGGTCAGGTCAGGTTCCCAACCACTGCAACGTCCCTGAGTGGGGCTGATGAAACCAGGACAAGTCCCTGCCGGGTTGAGCCTGCGTCTTCCTGAAACCGCATCACGCTTGCGTGTCTTAGTCGTCCTTGGTGTCTGGCCCTTGGCTGAATCTTGCACGGGGTAGACTGTGATGGAGGGGGGTCTGGACAACCCTTCGCAGATCTTGTCCTCTCCATGTTCCTCCCTCCTAGGCAGCCAGAGGGAATGCCAAAGAGGAGAGGTATTCCTCTTAATGCCTTCTAATAGTGGACTGTTGCTTAGGCATTCCCAGACTGGAATGCTCCAGACCCATCAGGAGCCTTTGGAAATGAGGTCAGCTCTGCTGTCGCTGGCCTTGTGGGACATTGGCCTGCTGCTGAttttctctgtctgccccctcctcccccaggagtGCCTTCCTCCTTCGTACACTGGGTGGCTTGTGGGCTCCAGAAGGCATCCTGCACTAGGTGAGACAGGGTTAGGGCTGAATGAGGGGGAGGCTTTGGAGGACAGAAGACTAGCCCCTTCAAGGAACCCTGCCAGGGTGGTAAGCTGGGTACTCTCAGAGCAGAAGCGAGTTCGCTCCCATTTTCTGTTGCTCTTGGTCCCAGGTAGGCAGGTAGGCAGGCACCTCCCTGACACACCACAGCAGAGAGGATAAGCAAGGCGTCCCTGTTTCCCGGGGCTTCCCTCCAGGGCCTCCTGAGGCCTACCAGAGACACAGATTCTCCTGCTCCCTGACCCCACAAGCCACTCGCCTTCCCGGGGACCCACCCGTgcctgagattctgtctcccaGTAGCCAGTCTTCCCAGCTTCTGGCCCTAAGAGGCTTTTATTCTTCAAGGGAATTACAGGGATGAGTACTATTTCCTTCTATTGAGTACTacctccagttttattgaaaaaggaaaaaaatcctaaccGTAGCCTCAGGTCAGGAGATTGGGCCTGCTAATATTGGGAGGGTTTCCCTTACACGAGCTCTGCCTCACCCATCCCTGTGTTCCCCGAAAACACACCTCCAGCAGAGAACCCTCAGTCCGTGCCCCACCACCACTCCTGGGCCAGCTCCTACTCAACCCTTCACGGGCACTTAGGTGACCCCcaatggcagagctgggctgagAGCACCAGACCAGTGCCTCCCAAGGCATTGGCTTTGCCCTACTCGCTGTTTATTACTGAAATAATCATCGTCTGTTTCTTCCACTAGATTGTTAGAGAATTTGTTCATCCATGGCCCCAGCATTTGCTTCAGTGCTGGCCACACAGGCATAGGAAATCTTATCAGACCCACTGCTGAACCCAGTCATTGCCACAGTGAAGAGCAGAGACTCCATCATCACTCAttagccctgtgaccttgggcaaggtatTTAACCTCTTCAGGCCCCACGTGGCTTCCCTCCAGAATGAGGGTAATCATAGCGCTTACCTCATCACCCAGGCTGTGAAGATCACATTAAAACACATAAAGCACCTACGGTAatgactcaataaatgttagttcttaATCTCCCAGCAGCACTTCTTGAGGccggtggggggttgggggcggggggcggcaaGGAAaaccctttccctctctttccccccacAACAGGCCTCCAGGTCTCCTGTCCTTCCTACCCAGGGTTCCTGGAGGCCCCAAAGGCCACTGCCCTGAGGGATTCTGGGTTAGAGTTTCTCACTGGTCACCTTCACTGGTCAGACCCAGACTTCTGAAAGTAGGGGCCAGGACTTCGGTCTCTCTCCTTCATCCCTGGGACCTAGAACTATGCAAGGGACAGAGCAGGTGTTCAAGAAATACTGATTCCTGATCTACAGTAGACCCAACGGGTCAATGGGATGGTTTTGCCCGAGGGGGAGGGAGGATTGCATCCCACCAAGGCTATCTGAGCAGCACTGGGGGCCTTCTAATTTCTGTTGGACCATTTCCTATAAAACCCTttgcactggggcacctgagtggctcagttggttaagcatatgcctttggctcagggtcctgggattgagtcctgggatccagcccttccTCAGGcgctctgctccgaggggagcctgcttctccctctgtggctcttcccacttgtgccctctctctccctgtcaaataaataaacctttaaaaaaaaaaacaacagcagcaacaacagcaaaaaaaaccCTTCATGTTTCAGCAAAAGAGAATTTGGAGGCCC from Lutra lutra chromosome 15, mLutLut1.2, whole genome shotgun sequence includes these protein-coding regions:
- the KLHDC8A gene encoding kelch domain-containing protein 8A, translating into MEVPNVKDFQWKRLAPLPSRRVYCSLLESGGQVYAIGGCDDNGIPMDCFEVYSPEADQWTALPPLPTARAGVAAIALGKRIMVIGGVGTSQLPLKVVEMYNIDEGKWKKRSVLREAAMGISVTAKDYRVYAAGGMGLDLRPHNHLQHYDMLKDMWVSLAPMPTPRYAATSFLRGSKIYVLGGRQSKYAVNAFEVFDIETRSWTKFPNIPSKRAFSSFVTLDDRLYSLGGLRQGRLYRQPKFLRTMDVFDMEQGGWLKMERSFFLKKRRADFVAGSLSGRVIVAGGLGNQPTVLETAEAFHPGKNKWEALPTMPTPRCACSSIVIKNCLLAVGGVSQGLSDAVEALCVSDS